The window ATTTGTCGGGGTGGAGCTGATGGAAGAGGTGCGCTACGAAAAGATGGTGGAAAGCCTGGGGGGCTACGGTGAATTCGTCACCGATCCCGCAGAAGTGGGCGAGGCTATTGACCGCGCCCTGGCCTCCGGCACAATGTCCTGTGTCAATGTCATTACCGACCCCCAATTCGGCCCCCCCAGCAGATAACCGGGACAAGGGGACAGGCACTGTGTCTCTACCGTGTTCCTGCCGCGTTCCTATAGCAAAAAACAATGAGCTCTGGGCCAGTATCATGGAGATCTGGAATTAGGGAAGATTTGGAGGTTATGGTACATTGAGTGTTAAAGATGAAATCTATGAGTTTTGCGAGAAAATGAATGCCGACCCCGGTCATATGGAAGAAAAGGATCTCACCTTCCAGGTTAATCTAAAGGAAAGCGGCCCTATTCAAATGATGATCAAAGACAGCTGGATTACGGTTTATGAAGATTGCCCCCATACACCGGAGCTGACCTTGACCATTGCCGATGAGGACTATTCGAAATTGCTTAAAAATCAGCTGAACACCACAGTGGCCCTGATGACCGGAAAAGTCAAAGTGGATCGTGTGGATAAGGCCTTAAGGCTTTTGGAAGTAGTCAAGCAATACTATTAAAAAATAGTGCGTAGATGTGCTGGAATAGATTCGGAGGAAAGAACTATGGCAAAAATGCGAATGACACCTAGTGAAGCTATCTGTGAAACCTTATTGGCCGAAGGGGTGGACCATGTAACAGGTATTGTGGGATCTGCGTTTATGGACCTTTTGGATCTCTTCCCCACCGCCGGGATTCAATTTATCCCTGTTCGCCACGAACAATCCGCCGGCCATATGGAAGACGCTTATACCCGTGTTACCGGCCGGGCCGGGGTGCTGATCGGTCAAAATGGCCCGGGCATTACCAACATGGTCACCTCTGTGGCAGCAGCCAATATGGCCCACACACCGATGGTGGTGATCTGTCCTTCAGCCGGAACCCCTACCGTGGGCTGGGATGGCTTCCAGGAAGCAGATACTGTTCAAATTTTCAAAGCGATTACCAAAGAAACCATTCGCGTTCCTCATCCCTCCCGGGCTGCCGATTGCTTGCGGACAGCTTTCCGCATTGCCTATGCTGAACGGGGACCGGTCCTTTATGATATTCCCCGGGATTATTTCTATGGCGAGATCGATGAGCAGATTCTTGAACCCCATCAATACCGGGTTTCCCAACGGGGCTGCGGTGATTTAGACGCCATCGCCAAGGCTGCTGAGCTGCTGGCTTCCGCCAAACGTCCGGTGATCATCTCCGGGCGTGGAATTGTCGATACAAAAGCCAAGGATATTGTAGGGAAAATCGCTGAGATCCTTTCCGCTCCCGTAGCTTGTACCTATCTTCATAACGATGCCTTCCCATCTGATCATCCTCTGTGGTTAGGGCCTATCGGCTATATGGGCTCCAAAGCAGCCATGAATACCGTGGCGGAGGCGGATGTGATGCTGGCCCTGGGAACCCGGCTTTCTGTCTTTGGCACCACCCCTCAATATGACATCAATTACTTCCCGGACAGTGCGAAGATCATTCAGGTAGATATCAACCCCCGCCATATCGCCAGAACCCATCCGGTTGAAGTCGGACTGATTGCCGATGCCAAAGAAGCAGCTAAAGCAATTCTTAAGGGCTTAGAGGCTAAAATCCCCAGCCCCCAAGTTAAGGAAGAATACCTGGCTGTCATCAAGAGCCGTCAAGAAGCCTGGGATAAAGAAATTGTTGACCTGGCGATGGTGGATGGGGAGCCCATCAATCCCCGCCGTGCGCTTTGGGAAATCCAAAAAGCGCTGCCTGAGCATGCTATCGTATCTACGGATATTGGCAATGTTTCTTCGACAGCTAACAGCTACCTGAGATTCAAAGGTGAAGGGATGCATATTGCGGCTCTGACCTTCGGCAATACAGGATTTGCTTATCCGGCAGCTTTAGGAGCCCAAATGGCTGCTCCCGATGCCCCTGTGGTTGCCATCGTCGGGGATGGAGCTTGGGGAATGAGCCTCCATGAAGTGAGTACCGCTGTGGAACACAATCTGCCTGTAGTGGCCATTGTCTTCCGGAACATGGCTTGGTGCGCGGAGAAAAAGAATCAAATCGATTTCTACAATAATCGGTTTATCGGCGCCGATATTCTTAATCCGGAAAGCTTTGTGCCGGTAGCCATCGCTATGGGTGCCGAAGGTATTCGCGTTACCAGCCCGGAGGAAGTGGGACCGGCTCTGGAAAAAGCGTTGGCTTCCCGGAAACCCACCGTGCTGGAAATCGTTTGCGACGGAACCCAGCTGGCACCACCCTTTAGAAAAGACGCTTTGAAAATGCCCACCCGTTTACTGCCTAAGTATCAGCACCTGGACGTAAGAAACTGGCAGTGAGAAAACCCATCGATAGTCTATTGTGAGAAAACAAGAAAACCCGGATTGCCATATAAAGGGCTGTGCGCAGGCACAGCTCTTTTTTTGTTTTGTTTATAGGCATTTTGTAACATTTGTTTAAAAATCTGTAACAAATATTCTGTTTCCGGTAAATATTGGGTCATATTTGTCACGTATAATGAACGACGAAAGAGGGTTCCATTTGTTAATTATTGGACGAAAGGACAGATCGATTTGCAGTTTGCGCTGGCGCTGATGTTTTTTGTTTTTTGCCTGGGTGTGTATGAGCAGATCAGACATAATCGAAACCTGAACAGTATCCCTCTTCGCGTCAATATCAACGGCACCAGGGGCAAATCAACGGCCACCAGGTTGATTACCGGGATCCTGAAGGAGGCGGGGGAG is drawn from Desulfitobacterium chlororespirans DSM 11544 and contains these coding sequences:
- the xsc gene encoding sulfoacetaldehyde acetyltransferase, producing the protein MAKMRMTPSEAICETLLAEGVDHVTGIVGSAFMDLLDLFPTAGIQFIPVRHEQSAGHMEDAYTRVTGRAGVLIGQNGPGITNMVTSVAAANMAHTPMVVICPSAGTPTVGWDGFQEADTVQIFKAITKETIRVPHPSRAADCLRTAFRIAYAERGPVLYDIPRDYFYGEIDEQILEPHQYRVSQRGCGDLDAIAKAAELLASAKRPVIISGRGIVDTKAKDIVGKIAEILSAPVACTYLHNDAFPSDHPLWLGPIGYMGSKAAMNTVAEADVMLALGTRLSVFGTTPQYDINYFPDSAKIIQVDINPRHIARTHPVEVGLIADAKEAAKAILKGLEAKIPSPQVKEEYLAVIKSRQEAWDKEIVDLAMVDGEPINPRRALWEIQKALPEHAIVSTDIGNVSSTANSYLRFKGEGMHIAALTFGNTGFAYPAALGAQMAAPDAPVVAIVGDGAWGMSLHEVSTAVEHNLPVVAIVFRNMAWCAEKKNQIDFYNNRFIGADILNPESFVPVAIAMGAEGIRVTSPEEVGPALEKALASRKPTVLEIVCDGTQLAPPFRKDALKMPTRLLPKYQHLDVRNWQ
- a CDS encoding SCP2 sterol-binding domain-containing protein; translation: MSVKDEIYEFCEKMNADPGHMEEKDLTFQVNLKESGPIQMMIKDSWITVYEDCPHTPELTLTIADEDYSKLLKNQLNTTVALMTGKVKVDRVDKALRLLEVVKQYY